Proteins from a single region of Microbacterium sp. zg-Y818:
- a CDS encoding putative T7SS-secreted protein, producing the protein MRPRDWSPVGLGEDPVPGDPAYVRYGGEQYLDVARAIDRTVQGLRSLQLDGTESQAVSALADSARTVSDDIAKAEARYRATGNALIAYAGALEQAQSQADQALARADVAQSEADAARGDRSRYLRLADAAEDQQEALRYTRLAEGQGAEGEGARARIAGARDDVLDARRFRDAAAQEARDRIEDTTSGDGLKDSWWDNWGADMLAVITDVAGWVSAVAGILALAVSWIPVVGQALAAALLLVAGIAAVVNAIGNIVLASTGERGWGEAVVSIIGAALSVVGLGAAARLLGNLASANRINAAARLQPGFAGADNLLTVRDAMRLRPSAMSESERLWRAPLPTPSVGDDVYRVYGRPPGVAFDDAAHAWGASYSPTPPWQFTHVRESLGLPSVNAADNLLIARVTDPDANRLVRHALPLDGNPGGAAEYIFPGRFGDPGKGVDIVDNLVFTVR; encoded by the coding sequence ATGAGACCCCGCGACTGGTCGCCCGTAGGCCTCGGTGAGGATCCGGTACCGGGCGACCCCGCGTACGTCCGCTACGGGGGCGAGCAGTACCTCGACGTCGCACGCGCGATCGACCGCACCGTGCAGGGCCTTCGCTCCCTGCAGCTGGACGGCACCGAATCGCAGGCTGTCTCCGCCCTCGCCGACTCGGCCCGCACCGTCTCCGATGACATCGCCAAGGCCGAGGCGCGCTACCGCGCGACGGGCAACGCCCTCATCGCCTACGCAGGCGCGCTCGAGCAGGCGCAGTCACAAGCGGACCAAGCGCTCGCGCGCGCTGATGTCGCGCAGTCGGAGGCCGACGCCGCGAGGGGCGACCGCAGCCGTTACCTGCGGCTGGCCGACGCGGCGGAGGACCAGCAGGAGGCGCTGCGTTACACGCGGCTCGCGGAGGGTCAAGGCGCGGAAGGTGAAGGCGCGCGGGCGCGCATCGCCGGCGCCCGCGACGACGTGCTGGACGCGCGACGGTTCCGCGACGCCGCAGCGCAGGAGGCCCGCGACCGGATCGAGGACACCACCAGCGGGGATGGTCTCAAAGACTCGTGGTGGGACAACTGGGGAGCCGACATGCTCGCCGTCATCACCGACGTCGCCGGCTGGGTCTCGGCCGTGGCCGGCATCCTCGCACTGGCCGTGTCGTGGATCCCCGTCGTCGGCCAGGCCCTCGCCGCCGCCCTGCTGCTCGTGGCCGGCATCGCGGCGGTCGTCAATGCGATCGGCAACATCGTGCTGGCATCCACCGGGGAGCGGGGCTGGGGCGAGGCGGTCGTCAGCATCATCGGCGCGGCCCTGTCTGTGGTGGGACTGGGGGCTGCGGCGCGGCTGCTGGGCAACCTGGCATCGGCCAACCGCATCAACGCCGCCGCTCGGCTGCAGCCCGGTTTCGCCGGCGCCGACAACCTGCTCACCGTACGCGACGCCATGCGACTGCGCCCGTCGGCGATGTCGGAGTCGGAGCGGCTGTGGCGCGCGCCCCTGCCCACCCCGTCGGTCGGCGACGACGTCTACCGCGTCTATGGACGACCGCCGGGTGTGGCGTTCGACGACGCCGCGCACGCGTGGGGGGCATCGTACTCACCCACGCCCCCCTGGCAGTTCACGCACGTGCGTGAATCGCTCGGGCTCCCCTCGGTCAACGCCGCCGACAACCTGCTCATCGCCCGCGTCACCGACCCCGACGCCAACCGGCTCGTGCGCCACGCTCTTCCCCTCGACGGCAACCCCGGCGGCGCAGCCGAGTACATCTTCCCCGGACGCTTCGGCGACCCCGGCAAGGGCGTCGACATCGTCGACAACCTCGTCTTCACGGTGCGCTGA
- the upp gene encoding uracil phosphoribosyltransferase, whose protein sequence is MRVHVANHPLITHKLTVLRDERTPSPMFRQLVEELVTLLAYEATRNVHVEPVSIRTPVTETTGVKLSEPRPLVVPILRAGLGMLEGMVKLMPTAEVGFLGMLRDEVTLQPATYAERLPDDLSDRQCFVLDPMLATGGSLGAAIDFLFARGAQDVTAICILGAPEGVAAIERQVGDRDVTLVLGALDERLDEKGYIVPGLGDAGDRLYGTV, encoded by the coding sequence ATGCGTGTCCATGTGGCCAACCACCCCCTCATCACTCACAAGCTCACGGTGTTGCGGGATGAGCGCACACCGTCGCCGATGTTCCGGCAGTTGGTGGAAGAACTCGTCACCCTGCTCGCCTACGAGGCGACCCGCAACGTGCACGTCGAGCCCGTCTCCATCCGCACGCCTGTCACCGAGACGACCGGCGTGAAGCTCAGCGAGCCGCGCCCGCTCGTCGTGCCGATCCTGCGAGCCGGCCTCGGCATGCTCGAGGGCATGGTCAAGCTCATGCCGACGGCCGAGGTTGGCTTTCTCGGCATGCTGCGCGACGAGGTGACCCTGCAGCCCGCAACCTACGCCGAGCGTCTGCCCGACGACCTCAGCGATCGGCAGTGCTTCGTGCTGGACCCGATGCTCGCCACCGGCGGCTCGCTGGGCGCAGCGATCGACTTCCTCTTCGCCCGCGGCGCGCAGGACGTGACTGCCATCTGCATTCTCGGCGCCCCCGAGGGTGTCGCCGCCATCGAGCGGCAGGTCGGCGATCGCGACGTGACGCTGGTGCTGGGTGCCCTCGACGAGCGACTCGACGAGAAGGGGTACATCGTGCCCGGACTCGGCGATGCCGGCGACCGCCTGTACGGCACCGTCTGA
- a CDS encoding bifunctional RecB family nuclease/DEAD/DEAH box helicase, producing MRYIEDEARIVWSASDLKAAAECEFAWLRAIDAKLGRVPAVEDPDDPTLERAGRLGMAHEHRVLDEYRAAHPGRVVEIPEARSTDAAALAEAVAQTQAALRSDAAVIYQAAFATSDFVGFADFLVRDASGPGKTGGWVVQDTKLARHARVTALMQLAAYVVQLDALGVARADHVELLLGDGTTSRHAVRDLLPTFRLRRARLLALIADRDVASGAAGSPIAWGDPRGELGVIACGRCATCDLEVIAQRDLLLVAGMRPVQRDRLRAAGILTIDDLAAAHEAPPRMAWDTFAGLRTQARLQLDSPAGVPASAAVAAAAETPVAEGEVAQVGEVPVPVPTYEVVFPQALGALPLPDAGDLFFDFEGDPLYTEGPATTWGIDYLFGWVDVREQYSALWAHSFAEERVAFERFLDLIALRRQERPGMHIYHYAPYEPTHLLQMAARYGVREGDVDRLLRDGVFVDLYPIVRRALRVGSRSYSIKKLEPLYMGGEVRTSDVQRGDDSIVKYVQARAHAADGDAAASEAIFADLADYNRYDCVSTRRLRDWLVERAKDAGMRPSVEPDPVDAGYEPSPRAEALGRLADGESEVDAQALRLAAAAIDYYPRERKTFWATHFLRLREPVSTWADSRDVVVFDAARSRVVQDWHRPEGGRVDRRLVELRGELAPGTRLKEGGRPFVIYERPAPFPVDAGPRALHAARSAQIVEVLDDGVVVSETPVDGFMWSELPVALTPEGPPAAGSQQGAIDEWADAVIAAHPSLPADPATDLLRRVPPRTRSGALARGTGDRVSDITASIADLDHSYLAVQGPPGTGKTYVGSHVIARLVAERGFRVGVVAQSHAVVENMLDKVVAAGVPKAQVAKALKDAPTGEESFTVIAKNGVAAFTGDQAAGYVIGGTAWDFCHPTRVPRHSLDLLVIDEAGQFSLASTIAVSVAATRLLLLGDPQQLPQVSQGTHPEPVDTSALGWVMDGTEVIDETHGYFLAQTWRMHPAVAEPVSQLAYAGELASHPSAAQRLVTGIEPGVHPVAVRHHGNATQSPEEAAEVVRIVRDVVGRSWTDGAGAPPRALTARDIIVVTPYNAQQVVVEEALAAAGFAEVPVGTVDRFQGQEAAIAIVSLAASSGRDAPRGLEFLLLQNRLNVAISRAKYAAYVVYAPGVLDDLPRTPEGVARLSAFARLVGA from the coding sequence ATGCGATACATCGAGGACGAAGCCCGAATCGTCTGGAGCGCGAGCGACCTGAAAGCGGCCGCGGAGTGCGAGTTCGCGTGGCTGCGCGCCATCGACGCCAAGCTCGGCCGCGTGCCGGCGGTCGAGGACCCGGACGACCCCACGCTCGAACGCGCAGGGCGCCTGGGCATGGCCCACGAGCACCGCGTCCTCGACGAGTACCGGGCGGCCCACCCAGGCCGTGTCGTGGAGATCCCCGAGGCGCGGTCGACCGATGCCGCCGCGCTCGCGGAGGCGGTGGCCCAAACGCAGGCGGCGCTGCGGTCCGACGCCGCCGTCATCTACCAGGCAGCCTTCGCCACATCCGACTTCGTGGGCTTCGCCGACTTCCTGGTGCGCGACGCGTCGGGCCCCGGAAAAACCGGCGGCTGGGTGGTGCAGGACACCAAGCTCGCCCGGCACGCGCGGGTGACGGCGCTCATGCAGCTGGCCGCGTACGTCGTGCAGCTCGACGCACTCGGCGTCGCGCGCGCCGATCACGTCGAGCTGCTGCTCGGCGACGGAACGACCTCGCGGCACGCGGTGAGGGACCTCCTGCCGACCTTCCGCCTGCGCCGAGCGCGGCTGCTGGCGCTGATCGCCGACCGCGACGTCGCGTCCGGGGCAGCCGGCTCCCCGATCGCGTGGGGAGACCCACGGGGCGAGCTCGGCGTCATCGCGTGCGGCCGGTGCGCGACGTGCGACCTCGAGGTCATCGCCCAGCGTGACCTGCTGCTCGTCGCGGGCATGCGCCCCGTGCAGCGGGACCGGCTGCGTGCCGCCGGCATCCTGACGATCGACGACCTCGCGGCCGCGCACGAGGCCCCGCCGCGCATGGCGTGGGACACCTTCGCAGGGCTCCGCACGCAGGCGCGACTTCAGCTCGACAGCCCGGCCGGGGTTCCGGCGTCCGCTGCGGTCGCTGCGGCGGCGGAAACCCCCGTCGCCGAGGGGGAGGTTGCCCAGGTTGGCGAGGTGCCCGTCCCCGTGCCCACCTACGAGGTGGTGTTCCCACAGGCGCTCGGCGCCCTGCCGCTGCCTGACGCCGGCGACCTGTTCTTCGACTTCGAAGGCGACCCGCTGTACACCGAAGGCCCCGCGACGACCTGGGGCATCGACTACCTGTTCGGCTGGGTCGACGTGCGCGAGCAGTACAGCGCGCTGTGGGCGCACAGCTTCGCCGAGGAGCGGGTGGCGTTCGAGCGGTTCCTCGATCTCATCGCGCTGCGCCGCCAGGAGCGCCCCGGCATGCACATCTACCACTACGCCCCCTACGAGCCGACGCATCTGCTGCAGATGGCAGCGCGCTACGGCGTGCGCGAGGGTGATGTCGACCGACTCCTGCGCGACGGCGTCTTCGTCGACCTCTACCCGATCGTGCGGCGCGCGCTGCGCGTCGGATCCCGTTCCTACTCCATCAAGAAGCTGGAGCCGCTGTACATGGGCGGCGAGGTGCGCACCAGCGACGTCCAGCGCGGCGACGACTCCATCGTGAAGTACGTGCAGGCCCGTGCCCACGCCGCCGACGGCGACGCCGCGGCATCCGAAGCCATCTTCGCCGACCTCGCCGACTACAACCGTTACGACTGCGTCTCGACGCGGCGCCTGCGTGACTGGCTCGTCGAGCGGGCCAAAGATGCCGGCATGCGCCCATCCGTCGAGCCCGATCCTGTCGACGCCGGCTACGAGCCGTCGCCGCGCGCCGAGGCGCTCGGCCGGCTCGCCGATGGCGAGTCCGAGGTCGACGCGCAGGCGCTGCGGCTGGCGGCCGCGGCCATCGACTACTACCCGCGTGAGCGCAAGACGTTCTGGGCCACGCACTTTTTGCGGCTGCGCGAGCCGGTGTCGACGTGGGCCGACAGCCGCGACGTCGTTGTGTTCGACGCCGCGCGCTCCCGCGTCGTGCAGGACTGGCACCGGCCCGAGGGCGGCAGGGTCGACCGGCGGCTGGTCGAGCTGCGCGGAGAACTCGCCCCCGGCACCCGCCTCAAGGAGGGCGGCCGTCCCTTCGTGATCTACGAGCGCCCCGCACCGTTCCCAGTCGACGCAGGGCCGCGCGCCCTGCATGCGGCACGATCGGCCCAGATCGTCGAGGTGCTCGACGACGGCGTCGTGGTCAGCGAGACACCGGTCGACGGCTTCATGTGGTCCGAGCTGCCCGTCGCGCTGACCCCCGAAGGTCCGCCCGCAGCGGGCAGTCAGCAGGGGGCCATCGACGAGTGGGCGGATGCCGTCATCGCCGCGCATCCGTCGCTGCCGGCGGACCCTGCCACCGATCTGCTCCGCAGGGTTCCGCCGCGCACCCGTTCGGGCGCCCTCGCGCGGGGGACGGGCGACCGCGTCTCGGACATCACCGCATCGATTGCGGACCTCGACCACAGCTACCTGGCCGTGCAGGGTCCTCCCGGAACGGGAAAGACCTACGTCGGGTCCCACGTCATCGCCCGGCTCGTTGCGGAGCGCGGCTTCCGGGTCGGAGTCGTCGCCCAGTCGCACGCGGTCGTGGAGAACATGCTTGACAAGGTGGTGGCAGCGGGAGTGCCGAAGGCTCAGGTCGCCAAGGCGCTGAAGGACGCGCCCACCGGCGAGGAATCCTTCACCGTCATCGCGAAGAACGGCGTCGCAGCCTTCACGGGCGACCAGGCGGCGGGCTACGTCATCGGCGGGACGGCGTGGGACTTCTGCCACCCGACCCGCGTCCCGCGCCACAGCCTCGACCTGCTGGTCATCGACGAGGCGGGTCAGTTCTCGCTGGCATCCACGATCGCCGTCTCGGTCGCAGCCACCCGGTTGCTGCTGCTGGGCGACCCGCAGCAGCTGCCGCAGGTGAGTCAGGGGACCCATCCGGAACCCGTGGACACGTCCGCGCTCGGCTGGGTGATGGACGGTACCGAGGTGATCGACGAGACGCACGGATACTTCCTCGCGCAGACCTGGCGCATGCACCCTGCCGTCGCCGAGCCGGTGTCGCAGCTGGCGTACGCCGGCGAGCTGGCCTCCCACCCGTCGGCGGCGCAGCGCCTGGTGACCGGCATCGAGCCGGGCGTGCATCCGGTGGCCGTGCGCCACCACGGCAACGCCACGCAGTCGCCTGAGGAGGCGGCCGAAGTCGTGCGGATCGTCCGCGATGTGGTCGGGCGGTCGTGGACCGACGGAGCAGGTGCGCCGCCGCGTGCCCTCACCGCGCGCGACATCATCGTCGTGACGCCCTACAACGCCCAGCAGGTGGTGGTGGAAGAGGCGCTCGCCGCGGCCGGCTTCGCCGAAGTGCCGGTGGGCACGGTCGACCGGTTCCAGGGGCAGGAGGCGGCGATCGCGATCGTGTCGCTGGCGGCATCCAGTGGACGGGACGCGCCCCGGGGGCTCGAGTTCCTGCTGCTGCAGAACCGGCTGAACGTCGCGATCTCGCGTGCGAAGTACGCCGCGTACGTGGTCTATGCGCCCGGTGTGCTCGACGACCTGCCCCGCACGCCCGAGGGCGTCGCGCGGCTGAGCGCGTTCGCCCGGCTCGTCGGGGCCTGA
- a CDS encoding transcriptional regulator — translation MPHPRHGLDAAFQTPLRLSLMAALGREELDFGALREALETSDSQLSKAIAALEQAGYVAVRKGHLGSRPRTWVAATLRGRRAFERHLAALAEIGRGYSAS, via the coding sequence ATGCCGCACCCCCGTCACGGACTGGATGCCGCCTTCCAGACACCGCTCCGACTGTCGCTCATGGCGGCGCTCGGCCGTGAGGAGCTGGACTTCGGCGCGCTGCGGGAGGCACTGGAGACGTCGGACTCGCAGCTGAGCAAGGCGATCGCCGCGCTCGAACAGGCCGGGTACGTCGCCGTGCGCAAAGGACACCTGGGCAGCCGTCCGCGCACCTGGGTCGCCGCGACGCTGCGAGGACGTCGCGCTTTCGAGCGGCATCTTGCGGCGCTGGCGGAGATCGGGCGGGGCTACTCCGCTTCCTGA
- a CDS encoding NAD(+) synthase → MSLPFESIYRHGFARIAACTVPLAVADPATNAEAVLQSWRECHDESVAVALFPELCLTGYSIEDLVMQDAVLDAVEQAIERLVAASVDLFPVLVVGAPLRHRNRLYNCAVVIHRGELVGVAPKSYLPTYREFYERRWYAPGEPWAGDSIRVGQLETVFGNNLLFDVRDVPGLVLHAEVCEDVWVPIPPSSRAALAGATVLANLSGSPITIGRADDRKILCQSQSLRCLAAYAYAAAGMGESTNDVSWDGQTMIYEAGALLGETERFPEGPRRTVVDVDLDRLRQERLRQGTFDDNRIADGGEFLTVELFLDPPATDVGLRRPLDRFPFVPDDPARLDQDCYEAFNIQVSGLEQRMRAIGGPRPVIGVSGGLDSTHALLVVARAMDRMGRPRSDILAYTMPGFATSEHTKSNAIALAEAIGASIQTIDIRPAANELLKGIGHPYASGEPVYDVTFENVQAGIRTDFLFRIANRENGIVIGTSDLSELALGWATYGVGDHMSHYAVNVGVPKTLIQHIIRWVIAHRPGSGGAADDAATRLSDEAVSVLISVLDTEISPELVPAGEDGKVQSTEDTIGPYALHDFTLAYVLRYGFRPSKIAFLAEHAWADPDAGTWPAGFPDDERYGYDRETIVRWLRVFLQRYFGFAQFKRSAIPNGPKVAAAGSLSPRGDWRAPSDGNARAWLAELDAALSDA, encoded by the coding sequence ATGAGCCTCCCCTTCGAGAGCATCTACCGGCACGGCTTCGCGCGCATCGCTGCGTGCACGGTCCCGCTGGCCGTCGCCGACCCGGCCACCAACGCCGAGGCGGTGCTTCAGTCGTGGCGCGAATGCCATGACGAATCCGTGGCCGTCGCGCTCTTCCCGGAGCTGTGCCTCACCGGGTACTCGATCGAGGACCTCGTGATGCAGGACGCCGTGCTGGATGCCGTCGAGCAGGCGATCGAGCGCCTCGTCGCGGCATCCGTCGACCTCTTCCCCGTGCTCGTCGTCGGTGCCCCGCTGCGGCACCGCAATCGGCTCTACAACTGCGCGGTCGTGATCCACCGCGGCGAGTTGGTGGGCGTCGCGCCGAAGTCCTACCTGCCGACCTATCGGGAGTTCTACGAGCGGCGCTGGTACGCGCCGGGTGAGCCGTGGGCGGGAGATTCCATCCGGGTCGGTCAGCTCGAGACCGTGTTCGGCAACAACCTGCTGTTCGACGTGCGCGACGTGCCGGGCCTCGTACTGCACGCCGAGGTGTGCGAGGACGTCTGGGTCCCCATCCCGCCGTCGTCACGGGCGGCCCTGGCCGGCGCCACGGTGCTGGCCAACCTCTCGGGAAGTCCCATCACGATCGGCCGTGCCGATGACCGCAAGATCCTCTGCCAGTCGCAGTCACTGCGGTGCCTCGCCGCGTACGCCTACGCGGCCGCCGGCATGGGCGAGTCCACCAACGACGTGTCGTGGGATGGGCAGACCATGATCTACGAGGCGGGGGCGCTGCTCGGCGAGACCGAGCGCTTCCCCGAAGGCCCTCGGCGGACTGTTGTCGACGTCGACCTCGACCGTCTGCGACAGGAGCGCCTGCGGCAGGGCACCTTCGACGACAACCGCATCGCCGACGGCGGCGAGTTCCTCACGGTCGAGCTCTTCCTCGACCCGCCGGCGACCGACGTCGGGCTGCGCCGGCCGCTGGACCGCTTCCCCTTCGTGCCGGATGACCCGGCCCGGCTCGACCAGGACTGCTACGAGGCGTTCAACATCCAGGTCTCGGGACTCGAGCAGCGCATGCGCGCGATCGGCGGGCCGCGGCCGGTGATCGGCGTGAGCGGAGGCCTTGACTCCACCCACGCCCTGCTGGTCGTCGCGCGGGCCATGGACCGCATGGGCCGCCCGCGCAGCGACATCCTGGCTTACACGATGCCCGGCTTCGCCACGAGCGAGCACACGAAGTCCAACGCGATCGCGCTGGCAGAGGCGATCGGCGCCAGCATCCAGACGATCGACATCCGCCCGGCCGCCAACGAGCTGCTCAAGGGGATCGGGCACCCGTATGCCTCGGGCGAGCCGGTGTACGACGTGACGTTCGAGAACGTGCAGGCCGGCATCCGCACCGACTTCCTCTTCCGCATCGCCAACCGCGAGAACGGCATCGTGATCGGCACGTCCGACCTGTCCGAGCTGGCGCTGGGCTGGGCGACCTACGGGGTCGGCGACCACATGAGCCATTACGCGGTCAACGTCGGAGTTCCGAAGACCCTGATCCAGCACATCATCCGCTGGGTGATCGCCCACCGGCCCGGCAGTGGCGGGGCCGCCGACGATGCCGCCACCCGCCTGTCCGACGAGGCGGTGTCGGTCCTGATCTCGGTGCTCGACACCGAGATCAGTCCCGAACTCGTGCCCGCGGGCGAAGACGGCAAGGTGCAGTCCACAGAGGACACCATCGGGCCTTACGCCCTGCACGACTTCACGCTGGCGTACGTGCTGCGCTACGGGTTCCGGCCGTCGAAGATCGCCTTCCTCGCAGAGCACGCGTGGGCGGATCCGGATGCCGGCACCTGGCCGGCCGGGTTCCCCGACGACGAGCGGTACGGCTACGACCGAGAGACGATCGTGCGGTGGCTGCGGGTGTTCCTGCAGCGCTACTTCGGGTTCGCGCAGTTCAAGCGCTCCGCGATCCCGAACGGCCCGAAGGTCGCAGCAGCCGGATCGCTGTCGCCGCGCGGCGACTGGCGGGCTCCCAGCGACGGCAACGCCCGCGCCTGGCTGGCCGAGCTCGACGCGGCGCTCTCGGACGCATAG
- a CDS encoding SMC family ATPase — translation MKLHRLDLTGFGPFLTTQTVDFDAFEGDGIFLISGRTGAGKSSILDGVSFALYGSVPRYESGDKRLRSDHCAPEDPTRVRLEFTVGDRRWRVTRAPEYQRPARRGGGLTTEPTSAELEEQVDGVWIGRAAKPRDVGLALDEILGLNAQQFQQVILLAQNKFSRFLLASGSERQPLLRTLFGTRRYEDYVRALGERSKAAQAALDTLGEHARTLLDLAERLIDEHGLGGEGDAASDLAARRDAAVLAVQRAEYRLDTLTRARTDADAAFVDATTAHAAATAIARAHTDLAQTRQRLSALEADAAAVAADRATLDRARAAEAVRSTLEAADRAQRAATEAAASAATAEHDWHAAVPDADEDIDLAAFDEQLTGDLAVWAVAAQQEAQLPLREAELAAAGERVTELVQELATLDANRALIPAERTRLEDLLTAARAGAAVAEGARLQRDDLAARATAAAEAETLAVALRERETAHAAASKASAQAGAAVAELLQRRLDGYAGELAAALVEGEACAVCGSTSHPHPAERGAQPVTDELVAAAEADRDAALAEERAAADAVHAARTAHADAAARAGGESGEELQSRLTAAEEAVSAATAAEQLAQQLEAQHRELVELEAATQAARDELAADLNAAREAVAALEATLVDLRAAVADARGTYATVTERVSAARLQRDAARACHAARAAAERAEQHCAAAVLERDTRLAASAFADAAEATAALRDERAVTALAERVATHDTDLAATRQRTLELELELAGTPDEPVDLDAAASVVATADAARSAAIAAQRDAQNVADRLRELVIQTDEAYAAVADHAHEAEAVRRLADTVAGRAPNTMKMDLETFVLAAELEEIVAAANVRLAEMSAGRYTLHHSDARAARGAASGLGIEVLDAHTGQSRPPQSLSGGETFLASLALALGLAEVVTARAGGMRLDTLFIDEGFGSLDADTLELAMRTLDELRAGGRTVGVISHVEAMKEQLPAQLLVEATPRGPSIIRQDVVSHAS, via the coding sequence GTGAAGCTGCACCGCCTCGACCTCACCGGGTTCGGTCCTTTCCTCACGACCCAGACGGTCGACTTCGACGCCTTCGAAGGCGACGGCATCTTCCTCATCTCGGGGCGCACCGGCGCGGGCAAGTCGAGCATCCTCGACGGGGTCAGCTTCGCGCTCTACGGCAGCGTGCCGCGCTACGAGTCCGGCGACAAACGCCTGCGCAGCGACCATTGCGCGCCCGAGGACCCGACCCGGGTGCGCCTGGAGTTCACCGTCGGCGACCGCCGGTGGCGGGTCACGCGCGCGCCGGAATACCAGCGGCCGGCACGCCGCGGCGGGGGACTGACGACCGAGCCCACCAGCGCCGAGCTCGAAGAGCAGGTCGACGGGGTATGGATCGGCCGGGCCGCCAAGCCGCGCGATGTGGGGCTCGCGCTCGACGAGATCCTCGGTCTCAACGCCCAGCAGTTCCAGCAGGTCATCCTGCTCGCGCAGAACAAGTTCTCCCGATTTCTCCTCGCCTCCGGCAGCGAGCGTCAGCCGCTGCTGCGCACCCTGTTCGGAACGCGCCGTTACGAGGACTACGTGCGCGCGCTCGGGGAGCGCAGCAAGGCCGCCCAAGCCGCACTCGACACCCTCGGCGAGCATGCCCGCACGCTGCTCGACCTCGCCGAGCGTCTCATCGACGAGCACGGGCTCGGGGGCGAGGGCGACGCTGCGTCCGACCTGGCTGCGCGACGCGACGCGGCGGTGCTCGCCGTGCAGCGCGCCGAGTACCGACTCGACACGCTGACCCGCGCTCGCACCGACGCCGACGCTGCGTTCGTCGACGCCACGACCGCCCATGCCGCCGCCACAGCAATCGCTCGGGCGCACACCGACCTCGCCCAGACGAGGCAGCGGCTCAGTGCTCTCGAGGCGGACGCGGCCGCCGTCGCGGCCGATCGGGCCACGCTGGACCGGGCGCGCGCCGCGGAGGCGGTGCGTTCGACGCTCGAGGCCGCCGACCGGGCCCAGCGGGCGGCGACCGAGGCGGCGGCGTCCGCGGCCACGGCGGAGCATGACTGGCATGCCGCCGTGCCTGACGCCGACGAAGACATCGATCTCGCGGCGTTCGACGAACAACTCACCGGCGACCTCGCGGTGTGGGCCGTCGCCGCCCAGCAGGAGGCGCAGCTGCCGCTGCGCGAGGCCGAACTCGCCGCAGCAGGGGAGCGGGTGACGGAGCTGGTCCAGGAGCTCGCCACACTCGACGCGAACCGCGCGCTGATCCCCGCCGAGCGCACGCGGCTCGAGGACCTTCTCACCGCCGCCCGCGCCGGCGCGGCCGTCGCCGAGGGGGCGCGCCTCCAGCGCGATGACCTCGCCGCCCGCGCCACCGCTGCCGCCGAAGCCGAGACCCTCGCCGTCGCCCTGCGTGAGCGGGAGACCGCCCACGCTGCGGCATCCAAAGCGTCCGCCCAGGCCGGCGCCGCGGTGGCCGAGCTGCTGCAACGGCGGCTCGACGGATACGCCGGCGAGCTCGCCGCCGCCCTCGTCGAGGGCGAAGCCTGCGCGGTCTGCGGCTCGACGTCGCATCCTCATCCTGCCGAACGCGGCGCGCAGCCGGTGACCGACGAGCTGGTCGCGGCGGCCGAGGCCGATCGCGACGCCGCCCTCGCCGAAGAGCGCGCGGCCGCAGACGCCGTCCACGCAGCGCGCACGGCGCACGCCGATGCCGCCGCCCGCGCCGGTGGCGAGAGCGGAGAAGAGCTGCAGTCCCGGCTGACCGCCGCGGAAGAGGCGGTCAGCGCGGCGACCGCGGCCGAGCAGCTCGCGCAGCAGCTCGAGGCCCAGCACCGAGAGCTTGTGGAGCTCGAGGCCGCGACGCAGGCGGCGCGCGACGAGCTCGCCGCCGACCTGAACGCCGCACGAGAGGCGGTCGCCGCCCTCGAGGCGACCCTGGTCGACCTCCGCGCGGCGGTGGCCGACGCGCGGGGCACCTATGCCACCGTGACCGAGCGGGTGTCCGCTGCCCGTCTGCAACGCGACGCCGCGCGCGCCTGCCACGCCGCGCGAGCCGCGGCAGAGCGGGCCGAGCAGCACTGCGCCGCAGCCGTCCTTGAGCGGGACACGCGCCTCGCGGCATCCGCCTTCGCCGACGCGGCCGAGGCGACGGCGGCCCTCCGCGACGAGCGCGCGGTGACGGCGCTGGCCGAACGGGTCGCAACGCACGACACCGATCTCGCCGCCACGCGTCAGCGCACCCTCGAGCTCGAGCTCGAACTCGCCGGAACGCCTGACGAGCCCGTGGACCTCGATGCGGCGGCATCCGTCGTCGCGACGGCAGACGCCGCCCGCTCGGCGGCGATCGCGGCCCAGCGCGACGCCCAGAACGTCGCCGACCGCCTGCGCGAGCTCGTCATCCAGACCGACGAGGCCTACGCGGCGGTCGCGGATCATGCCCACGAGGCCGAAGCCGTGCGCAGGCTGGCAGACACCGTCGCCGGCCGGGCACCGAACACCATGAAGATGGACCTCGAGACGTTCGTCCTCGCAGCCGAGCTCGAGGAGATCGTCGCGGCGGCGAACGTGCGGCTGGCCGAGATGTCGGCCGGCCGCTACACGCTGCACCACTCCGACGCGCGCGCGGCCCGTGGGGCCGCCTCGGGCCTCGGCATCGAGGTGCTCGACGCCCACACCGGGCAGTCGCGGCCGCCGCAGTCGCTGTCCGGCGGCGAGACCTTCCTCGCGTCGCTGGCGCTCGCGCTGGGCCTGGCCGAGGTGGTGACCGCGCGGGCGGGCGGCATGCGTCTGGACACCCTGTTCATCGACGAGGGATTCGGCTCCCTCGACGCCGACACGCTCGAACTGGCCATGCGCACGCTCGACGAGCTGCGCGCCGGTGGCCGAACCGTCGGCGTCATCAGCCACGTCGAGGCGATGAAAGAACAGCTGCCCGCACAGCTGCTCGTCGAGGCCACGCCGCGGGGGCCGAGCATCATCCGGCAAGACGTGGTCTCTCACGCCTCGTAA